The following are encoded together in the Chaetodon trifascialis isolate fChaTrf1 chromosome 3, fChaTrf1.hap1, whole genome shotgun sequence genome:
- the LOC139329280 gene encoding tripartite motif-containing protein 16-like protein has protein sequence MAEPHIPVRMNHLRCPVCFKILRTPVTVPCGHNFCLQCIQRCWDRDKRSNSPCSCPECGHTFPSRPRLIMNTTLADLVRDTEQRDAGSESWKQTHSRVSTQAPKRASSCTETGSPLCWRHNCILDVYCCTDEEIICAVCASSEHIGHTIGSVMGERKRKQEELKNMQMKSQQVLQEQEKKCNKLWETLQQIEEEARKTEDSCEGILTRVIDSLQRHYLSVKELIGAQEKAAAAQVQISLQTLQMKMEQMRERSTQMDCLAQTDNDVHFLKKWLSLRHCCEKDHLRPLHRDSEDPLLPFKSTKRAVEELGRHLEEFCDKEFISISQTGLPGVNNAEQTAEPKTRAEFLQYACGLSLDPATAHEDLLISHGDKEVRLSPIKFKSPTGCNSERFVHRRQLLCREGLQAERCYYEIELEGDKAEIALAYKTIDRKSRTKLSAFGANINSWSLDRSAHYSVSHRADSIQLTTTPNHHRIGVYLEFKKGTLSFYEVSDSMTFLYKVEATFTEPLYPGFWLSENCCIRICDLRRHRL, from the exons ATGGCAGAGCCTCATATCCCCGTGAGGATGAACCACCTCCGCTGTCCAGTTTGCTTCAAGATCCTCAGGACTCCTGTGACTGTTCCCTGTGGGCACAACTTCTGCCTGCAGTGCATCCAGCGCTGCTGGGATCGTGACAAGAGGAGCAACTCCCCCTGCAGCTGTCCTGAATGCGGCCACACGTTTCCCTCCAGACCCCGGCTGATCATGAACACAACTCTGGCTGACTTGGTGAGGGACACAGAGCAGCGGGATGCTGGCAGCGAGAGCTGGAAACAGACACATTCAAGAGTGTCCACACAGGCCCCGAAAAGAGCCTCgagctgcacagaaacaggaagccCTTTGTGTTGGAGGCACAACTGCATCCTGGATGTCTACTGCTGCACCGATGAGGAGATCATATGTGCGGTGTGTGCTTCATCTGAGCACATAGGGCACACCATTGGATCAGTGATGGGGGAACGGAAGAGGAAACAG gaggagctgaagaacaTGCAGATGAAATCCCAGCAGGTTCTCCAGGagcaagaaaagaaatgcaataaGTTGTGGGAGACTCTCCAACAGATTGAG GAGGAGGCGAGAAAAACAGAGGACTCCTGTGAGGGCATCTTGACCAGGGTCATTGACTCCCTCCAGAGACATTACCTATCAGTGAAGGAGCTGATTGGAGCTCAGGAGAAGGCGGCAGCAGCTCAGGTTCAGATCTCCCTGCAGACCCTGCAGATGAAGATGGAGCaaatgagggagaggagcacTCAGATGGATTGTCTGGCACAGACTGACAACGATGTCCATTTCTTGAAG AAATGGCTGTCTTTGCGgcactgctgtgaaaaagaccATCTCCGCCCTCTCCACAGGGACTCAGAGGATCCGCTCCTCCCCTTTAAGTCTACAAAGAGGGCTGTTGAAGAGCTCGGGAGGCATCTAGAGGAATTTTGTGACAAAGAGttcatctccatctctcaaACTG GTCTCCCTGGAGTTAACAACGCTGAGCAGACTGCAGAGCCCAAAACCAGAGCAGAGTTCCTGCAGT ATGCGTGTGGCCTTAGCCTGGACCCTGCCACAGCTCACGAGGACCTGCTTATTTCTCATGGAGACAAAGAGGTGAGGCTGAGCCCTATCAAGTTTAAGAGCCCAACTGGTTGTAACTCCGAGAGGTTCGTCCACCGACGGCAGTTGCTGTGCAGGGAGGGACTGCAGGCCGAGCGCTGCTACTACGAGATAGAGTTGGAAGGGGACAAGGCCGAGATTGCCCTTGCCTACAAAACAATAGACCGAAAATCCCGCACAAAACTGTCAGCATTTGGGGCCAATATAAATTCCTGGAGTCTTGATCGCTCCGCACACTACTCCGTGAGCCACAGAGCCGACAGCATCCAGCTCACAACAACCCCAAATCATCACAGGATCGGCGTTTATCTGGAGTTCAAAAAGGGAACTCTGTCTTTCTACGAGGTGTCAGACAGCATGACGTTTCTTTATAAAGTTGAAGCTACATTCACAGAGCCGCTGTATCCAGGTTTCTGGCTGTCAGAGAATTGTTGCATCAGGATCTGTGATTTGAGACGACACAGACTGTAA